The Deinococcus reticulitermitis genome contains a region encoding:
- a CDS encoding acyltransferase, whose translation MTWLVPISISSDAQQFFDQFLADLEARLADPATDRSELCREILAQVMYGRTYTDLLAQMPIAALNLDPRNVTFEAEYYMATDQGKFARVKPLLWLWKNLDLTPFGQNPVTGIPLRRVLAGHIFRRVGRNFKCWQNVEFSVGYNMEVGDDVVVHRYVLLDDIGGIELHDGASVSDYVNIYSHTHSVIDGADVTLRKTVIGRGARLTYHSTILAGSVVSDDAMLATHALLRGDIPPHGVAMGLPAKVTRFKVRPEQSEYGVNAETHTREPARKANPAFPDPTPDQTRRPGEQAPARGEAELVAGEG comes from the coding sequence GTGACTTGGCTCGTGCCCATCTCGATCAGCAGCGACGCGCAGCAGTTCTTCGATCAGTTTCTGGCTGATCTGGAGGCGCGGCTCGCTGACCCCGCCACCGACCGCTCGGAGCTGTGCCGCGAGATCCTGGCGCAGGTGATGTACGGCCGCACCTACACCGATCTGCTCGCGCAGATGCCCATAGCGGCGCTTAACCTCGACCCGCGCAACGTGACTTTTGAGGCCGAATACTACATGGCGACCGATCAGGGGAAGTTCGCCCGCGTCAAGCCGCTGCTGTGGCTGTGGAAAAACCTCGACCTGACGCCTTTTGGGCAGAATCCGGTGACCGGCATTCCGCTGCGGCGCGTGCTGGCGGGCCACATCTTTAGGCGGGTGGGGCGCAACTTCAAATGCTGGCAGAACGTGGAGTTCTCGGTCGGCTACAACATGGAAGTGGGCGACGATGTGGTGGTTCACCGCTACGTGCTGCTCGACGACATCGGCGGCATCGAGCTTCACGACGGCGCGTCGGTGAGCGACTACGTCAACATCTACAGCCATACCCACTCGGTGATTGACGGCGCCGACGTGACGCTTCGCAAGACGGTGATCGGACGCGGCGCCCGGCTCACCTACCATTCGACCATTCTTGCCGGCAGCGTGGTGAGTGACGACGCGATGCTCGCCACCCACGCCCTGCTGCGCGGCGACATTCCCCCGCACGGCGTCGCCATGGGCCTCCCCGCCAAGGTGACCCGTTTCAAGGTCCGGCCTGAACAGAGTGAATACGGCGTGAACGCCGAGACCCACACGCGCGAGCCGGCCCGCAAAGCCAACCCTGCCTTTCCCGATCCCACCCCAGACCAGACCCGTCGCCCCGGTGAACAGGCGCCGGCCAGGGGGGAAGCGGAACTCGTCGCCGGGGAAGGCTGA